The Microcoleus sp. FACHB-831 DNA window CGCGGTCAAACTGTGCTTCAGTTCGCCAGTTTCTACATCCCAAAGTTTGATATTTTCTTTGTCTCTGCTAACTAAAGTTTGACCATCAGGACTCAAAGCAATGAAAATAATTCCAGATGGGTGCCCGGTCAAACTGTGCTTCAGTTCGCCAGTTCCTACATTCCAAAGTTTAATAGTATTGTCGTCATAGTTGCCAGCTAAAATTTTTCTATCAACACTAAATACGATTTCTTTCAACCCGGTAAAAGTGTTTTTCAATTCGCCAGTATTGACATCCCATACATTAGCCGTCTTATCTTTAGAACTAAAACTAACTAAAGTTTTTCCATCTGAGCTAAAAGTGGGGTAACTAGCTTTATGCGCTAGGGTACGAATGCAACGTAGTTGAGATTCCATAAATTACTCTGCGCGTGTATTTGCATTATCCCTAGCTGTGACGCCAGGGAGTATTATGTCCACAATCGCGATGCACCCTCTGAAGCTTTCCTTACTCAAGTCACTCTGGCTTTCTCCCAAGAATTTATGCAGATAATTACAAAACTTCATCCTTAGCTTCACCCTCCCCATAGACCCATCCGTAAATTATCAACGCCTTGTGCTTTATGATTTTTGCGATTTATTACCTGACAGCTAGCTGTTGCCTAGTTCACGGTATAATTGGGCTTTGAGAAAGCGACTGGCTGTTTGAGTAAAAATTTTCACAAAAATGCTAAATCCTCAATTGAATGAAAGCGTTTAACTATTAAACACTTTTAATATTTAGTAAAACTGCTCTATTAATCCGTAAGCGCACTAAACCACAAACTGTCAAAATTACTTTTTTGTACTGAGTACGAGGTAGGAGAATTTTTTCGCCAGCTACCCGAACTATTTTGATTATTCCTATCAAATGTTCTACGCCTATGCGTAATGAGAACAACTCTTTGTTTTGTTGTTTTTGCGACTCTGATAATTCGCTGTTATTTGGCTTCTTATAAAAATTAGTAATAGCAGTTTCTCGTTTATATGCCTTATCTTCCATAAATTTTTGTTCTAGAGTAAGTTTATGCTGGGTTGGTCGAAATAAATTAATGTCACTTGTTTTCCCCAGTTGAACAATAGTAACATCAACAATATCTTGTTGTTAAAATAAAACACTAACATGATTTTTCATAGCGGGCTTTTTTATTGCGGGAATAATATCTGTTATGTTACTTGTATTCTATAGGTGTTCCAGTAGGCTGTTCTGAGCTATCTACTATTAACTAATATTTTGTAATAATAGTTCGCATTTTTTTGTATTTTTCTGGATTTGCTTCAAAGTCTTCCATTTGAGAAGCTGTAAAATATCTCTAAAAATTTATACACAGTAATTAAAAGCATCCAACCGCTGTAGTCTTAGAAACATCAAATAGTAATGTTAAATTTTAAAAAATTGGCTTTTTCCTCAAATATACTAAACACAGACAAACTCCTTCAGCAGGGGATATTTTCAGGTTTACGTCCACCTCTAGGAGCATTAATGCGGATTTTTGTTCTGGCAATTTCTGCCTGTTTTTGAAGGTGTCTTTTTTCAGCTAAAGCCACAAGCGCTAAAAATTGCTCATACTCGATACCAATTAATCGTTTAGCTTCGTGGGGATGCAATTCAATCCGTTGTAAATGGCTAGTCACTTCTAACTACATTAAAACTAACTGCATTCTTTATTGTTGCAGTTAGTTTATATTAAGGATAGGTCTAATGATTCGCCTAGCGAAATCCCCCACTTATATAAGAAGCGGGGGAGCTGAAAACTCTTGAAATTTTAGAAAACTCGTATTGTGGGTTGAACGGGAACAAAATCCAACGAAACAGTCGCTGCTGTTGGGTTCTGGGTGTTCAACCCCTACTACGCGGAAAGATTCGTTACTCAGCGATCGCCCGCTAAAGCCGCGTCGGCGATTTGCTTTTTGGGTTTTTCTATGACATACTTCCGTTTAAACTAATCTACACTATCCCAATCAAGATAGTGTAGATTAATAAAACTGACACAGAATGCATTTTTCATGGCAGATCTGGTCGGCTCCTTACTTGGAATGAGAACTGTATCGAGGGGAAGTAGATGTTGAAAGACGCTCAAGGACTCGAAGTTACAACCAACTCGCCCATTGCGATCGCCGCCATAGATCTTTTTGTCGATAGGTCGCTGGGTTATGGCAATGATGCTTTGGTGATTCTGGACGCGATTGCAGCAGATCCAGCCTGCGCGATCGCATATGCTCATGCAGCAGCGCACTACCTCTCGTTGGAAAGCGCAGAAGCTAAACTTCAAGCTGCGCCTTATATCCAAGCAGCTAACAAATACCTTAATCAGGTAAATGAGCGCGAGAAGCTATAC harbors:
- a CDS encoding transposase family protein, with protein sequence MVDVTIVQLGKTSDINLFRPTQHKLTLEQKFMEDKAYKRETAITNFYKKPNNSELSESQKQQNKELFSLRIGVEHLIGIIKIVRVAGEKILLPRTQYKKVILTVCGLVRLRINRAVLLNIKSV